The sequence TATGAGGATACAAATATTCAGTCCCTCTATTTAACTTTGAAGCCCCTTTGTAATGAGCATCTTTCAAATGATTTGGTATATCCCCAAAATTACTGGTTTTAATATCTGATAAAGCTTTATCGATTGCTTTGATTGCTGAATTAGATTTTGGAGAACTTGCAAGTAATATTACTGCCTGTGCCAATGGAATCCTTGCTTCTGGAAAACCAAGCTTTAGTGATGCTTCAACTAAGCTATTGACTATTGTTATAGCATTGGGATAAGCTAAACCAATATCCTCACTTGCTATCACAAGTAATCTTCTGCATATTGATTTTAAATCACCTGCTTGAACCAATCTAGCTAAATAATGTATAGCTGCATCTACATCGCTTCCTCTAATAGATTTCTGAAAAGCACTAAGCGTATCATAATAGCTATCACTAAACTTATCAAAACTAAAACCTGTTGATTGAGTACATTCTTTAGCAATATTTATATCTAGCTTAAAAGCTTCATTTCTTATATTTGAATAAATAGCTATTTCTAGATCATTTAAAGCACGTCTTAAATCACCATTAGAAATATTAGCTATATACTTGATTGCGTCATCATCGTAATCAATATTCTTATTTAAAACTTTATTTTCAACAATCTCAATTGCTCTAATCAGACCTTTATAAACATCTACATTTGTTAATTTTTTAAATTCAAATATCGTTGACCTGCTTAAAATAGCATGGAATATCGTAAAATATGGATTCTCAGTCGTACTCGATATCAGGGTTATGTCACCATTTTCTATATATTTAAGTAATGATTGCTGTTGTTTCTTGTTAAAATTCTGTATTTCATCTAAATATAGCAATACTCCTTTATTAGTTAATAACGTACCTAAATCATTAATAATATTCTTAATATCCTTTAATGAAGCATCTGTTGCATTTAACTTGTATAACTTTTTATCTGTAGTTTTTGCAATAATATTAGCTACAGTAGTTTTCCCTGTCCCAGGAGGACCATAGAAAATCATATTAGTTACATGACTAGATTTAATAATTTTACTTAAAAGTTTACCTTGTCCTAATATATGCTGCTGTCCTACTACATCCTCTAAATTAGTAGGTCTGACTAAATCTGCTAATGGTTTCATATAATCACCTATCTAAATAATTCTAACCAATTAATTTTTTTATTGTGCTTACAACATAATCTATATCTTCTTTAGTTATATAATGGTGAGTGACAAATCTATACTCTCCATTCTCTGCTCCATTGATCTTAATATTATTATCTAATAATTCTTTTACAAATCTGTCTTCTTCAATAATTGAAGAAGCTAAGTTAAAAAATACCATATTTATATCAATTCTATCGTAATGAATAAATATACCATCAATTTTTGATAGTTCATCAGCTAAATATTTTGCATTTTCATGATTATCTTTTAACATTGGTACCATCTCTTTTAACGCAATAATACCAGCTGCAGCTAGTATACCAACTTGTCTTAAACCTCCACCCATAAGTTTTCTATTTTTTCTAGCTTTATCAATAAACTCTTTACTACCCGCTAGCATTGAACCTATTGGTGCACATAATCCCTTTGAAAGACAAAACATAACGCTGTCACAATACTTAGTTATTTCCTTTACATCAATTCCCATAGTTGTTGCGGCATTAAAAACTCTTGCTCCATCTAAATGCACAGGTATATCTCTTTCTTGTGCTATATTGTATATTTCTATCATATTTTCTAATGGTATAACTGTACCTGAAGAATGAGCGTTCTCTAAACAAATAAGTCCTGTATCAGGAAAATGTATATCCTTACCTCTTATAGCTTTTATAACTTCACTTGGATACATTAAACCATTCTTTCCTTGCATAATTCTCAACTGAACATTCGATATTACTGCAGCAGCACCTACTTCATGTACAAATATATGAGAATTTTCATGTAGTATGACTTCATCTCCTCTTTTAGTATGAGTAAAGACAGATAGTTGATTTCCAAATGTCCCACTTGGTACAAAAAGAGCAGCTTCCTTACCAACCATATTTGCTGCTAAAGTTTCCAATTCTTTAACAGTCGGATCATCTTCGTATACATCATCACCAACAATCGCCTCAAACATTGCTCTTTTCATATTTTCAGTCGGAGTAGTAACTGTATCACTTCTCATATCTATAATTTTCATAATAATCCTCCTAATATTTAATGCTTATTTTGCTATATTCAACAAAAATCACAACAATCCTTCTAAGCAGGCAACAAAAATGTTATATTTTTAGAAAAGAACTGAAATTTATTGATTATGTGTTATATATTTACTTATGAGTTAAGAAATGATTTCTAATAAATCACTTACTCCTAGTAACGAAGTGAGTATGAGTTACAGAGTTACTTATTATACAGCAAATCTCACAAATCTTCTATAAATACAAAAAAGAAAACTTTTCCTTTCGTTAACAAAATTTAGATTATATTCACAATTAAAGCACTAAATCCTCTTATTTTCTAATGAATTTACTAGTCACAGGATATGAATAATCAACATCATTTAATATATTAACTATTGCTACTATTGAAAAAAACATGTTAATTATGCTAGAAACAAAAAATAATAACCCAAAGGTTAATACAGCTATAATAGCACCTAAAATAACCATACCTAATTGAAATGCTATCGCTTCCTTAGCCTGAGTCTTAACAAAATTGTCATTAGATAAAAACAACACAATTAAAGGTGCTACAATTGGCAAGCCAACAAATATTCCTAAATGTGAAACAGAACATAGTAATTTCTGCTGTGAATTTAGCATTAGAATCACTCCTATTTAAAATAACATGAGTTTCATATAGTATTCTCTACAGGCATTAATTTAATACATAGTAGTTGTATATTAGTATTTTTGTAGCCAAATCACTTAAATATTGAATTTGATTTCCTCTTTTAATTCAAAAACTTAATTTCTCTCTAAAAAGGAGTGCCTCAAATACTCATGATTTTTGGCACTCCAGTTGTTATAAATAATTTAACTCTACTTAACAATAATCTTATTAACATACTCAGACGTTGAAGCTTTCAGTATTCCTGCATAAGTTAACTTAAATGATACTACATCTCCTACATTGTATTGTTTGTCACATTTAGTTACATCCATTAGTAAATGATCGCCACTACCACCTAATATATGTATATTTTTATCATCAGGTATAATCTCTCCAAGATCTATATCTTGCCTTCCAACTGCACAAATAGCCCGCTTTATAATTCCTCTGTCTTCAAAAACAGGTCTATTGCCAAAAGCATCCATGCCTATTTCGCCTATTGGAATTGAAGGTTTCTCTTGCATTTCAATTATTTCAACTTTTAACTTAAAGCAATCATCATACATATCATCAATTTGTTTGCCGTATGCAGTCTCTCTACCTAACACTAAAACCTCACCTAATCTAAGCATATTAATTGTATTAGGTATCTGTCTATCTTCTAACAAATAAATAGTACTTGAATTTCCACCAGAAACTACTTCTAATTCGTATCCTATAATTTCTTCTATCTCTTTTTTGTAATTACATAATCTTGATAGATTGTCGTATTCAGGTATTACTCCGCCATAACAAGTCAGGTTAGTCCCTATTCCAAGTAATTTAATCCCACTAAGATTCACAATTTCTCTAGCGAAAGCTATAACTTTATCATCATCAAATAAGCCTTCTCTTAGATCACCTAAATCGAGCATCAATATAACTCCATGTATCTTCCCTAACCTTTGAGCTGCCTCTGATAAAAGTTCTACAGTTTCTATTTCAGAATTTAATGATATATCTGCATATTTTACAATCTCATCTACTCTACTTTGCATTGGCAACCTCAAATAAATCTTTGGAATATCAATATGCTGTAATTTTTTTAAATTATTAATCCTTGAATCAGCCAAATATTTCACTCCACAACTTGCTATAGCTTCGGCTACTTCTTGATGAGCACAAAAAACTTTTGTTACTGCTGCAATATCAATATTTACTTTTTCGCACATATTAATAAGCGTCTTTGTATTATGTTTAATTTTGTCTATATTGATTTCTATACAAGGATAACTCATTTTTAACCTCCTTATATACAATCCGAGCTGGGTTTTCAGCTCGGATTATTTCTAATTAATACCTAAACTTTTTTTGAGTAAAGCAACTCCAGCTTCAGGATACTTCTTAGATAAAACTCCTAAAGAAGCCATTATATAATAATTATCGATAAGAATTTTAGCTTCCCTTGTTGGAAATAGCCCATCACCTTTGTTATTTTTAGCTATCATACTCATTATTTCTTTACTTTTAGCTAATCTAGTTAAAGCTCCACCTGTTCCAATAATATACTTAACCTTGGTTAAATCCTTACCCTCAGCTAAAGTACTTTTACCAGACGGACCAAAAAGATTTCTAAGCTTACCAGCATGTCTTTGCACTGCTGTTAAAACTGCTTCTAAAGTTAATTCCTCAACAAACCTTTTCTCTATATCACTTTTTGGTATTGGTTTATGATTTTCGATTATTTCCTCTAATTCATTTTTATAAATACTCATTCTATCAGCTAACTCTTGGATGCCTATCAAATCTACAATATTCCTCATATTCACATAAACACCCAAATCACCTTCAACTGTTCTTTTTGCTACTGGTTCAGGACTTATCAGTATCCTA is a genomic window of Abyssisolibacter fermentans containing:
- the orr gene encoding ornithine racemase Orr — translated: MSYPCIEINIDKIKHNTKTLINMCEKVNIDIAAVTKVFCAHQEVAEAIASCGVKYLADSRINNLKKLQHIDIPKIYLRLPMQSRVDEIVKYADISLNSEIETVELLSEAAQRLGKIHGVILMLDLGDLREGLFDDDKVIAFAREIVNLSGIKLLGIGTNLTCYGGVIPEYDNLSRLCNYKKEIEEIIGYELEVVSGGNSSTIYLLEDRQIPNTINMLRLGEVLVLGRETAYGKQIDDMYDDCFKLKVEIIEMQEKPSIPIGEIGMDAFGNRPVFEDRGIIKRAICAVGRQDIDLGEIIPDDKNIHILGGSGDHLLMDVTKCDKQYNVGDVVSFKLTYAGILKASTSEYVNKIIVK
- a CDS encoding DUF4870 domain-containing protein; the protein is MLNSQQKLLCSVSHLGIFVGLPIVAPLIVLFLSNDNFVKTQAKEAIAFQLGMVILGAIIAVLTFGLLFFVSSIINMFFSIVAIVNILNDVDYSYPVTSKFIRK
- a CDS encoding replication-associated recombination protein A; the protein is MKPLADLVRPTNLEDVVGQQHILGQGKLLSKIIKSSHVTNMIFYGPPGTGKTTVANIIAKTTDKKLYKLNATDASLKDIKNIINDLGTLLTNKGVLLYLDEIQNFNKKQQQSLLKYIENGDITLISSTTENPYFTIFHAILSRSTIFEFKKLTNVDVYKGLIRAIEIVENKVLNKNIDYDDDAIKYIANISNGDLRRALNDLEIAIYSNIRNEAFKLDINIAKECTQSTGFSFDKFSDSYYDTLSAFQKSIRGSDVDAAIHYLARLVQAGDLKSICRRLLVIASEDIGLAYPNAITIVNSLVEASLKLGFPEARIPLAQAVILLASSPKSNSAIKAIDKALSDIKTSNFGDIPNHLKDAHYKGASKLNRGTEYLYPHNYANNYVKQQYLPDEIVNKKYYEAGNNSTEKKFKDFLSKLKS
- the ltaE gene encoding low-specificity L-threonine aldolase, with the protein product MKIIDMRSDTVTTPTENMKRAMFEAIVGDDVYEDDPTVKELETLAANMVGKEAALFVPSGTFGNQLSVFTHTKRGDEVILHENSHIFVHEVGAAAVISNVQLRIMQGKNGLMYPSEVIKAIRGKDIHFPDTGLICLENAHSSGTVIPLENMIEIYNIAQERDIPVHLDGARVFNAATTMGIDVKEITKYCDSVMFCLSKGLCAPIGSMLAGSKEFIDKARKNRKLMGGGLRQVGILAAAGIIALKEMVPMLKDNHENAKYLADELSKIDGIFIHYDRIDINMVFFNLASSIIEEDRFVKELLDNNIKINGAENGEYRFVTHHYITKEDIDYVVSTIKKLIG